In Glycine max cultivar Williams 82 chromosome 7, Glycine_max_v4.0, whole genome shotgun sequence, a single window of DNA contains:
- the LOC100801215 gene encoding BOI-related E3 ubiquitin-protein ligase 1 — translation MAVEAPPHNMNLFPSQLLTSREMMKPNLGFYTAQQTEGGGGAAAAMPILPSSTALPFYHQSDSGLTCHATTAAAPPRKRSRDSITTTESNTLLLPVPQKNKLSSSPPSILDQDLLFHFQNQQSEIDRFIAQHTEKVRMELEEQRVRQSRMLIAAIQEAVAKKLKEKDEEIQRVGKLNWVLQERVKNLCVENQIWKELAQTNEATANNLRNNLEQVLAHVSEDHHHNLHHTTVEAAESSCASNNNNSHHREEEEVCGGSGNGKQSDGVLGKRMCNQCGVRESIVLLLPCRHLCLCTMCESTVRNCPLCQSGINASVHVNYS, via the exons ATGgcagttgaggctcctccgcaCAACATGAATCTCTTCCCCTCGCAGTTACTAACCTCCAG AGAAATGATGAAACCGAATCTCGGCTTCTACACCGCGCAGCAAACGGAAGGCGGCGGTGGCGCCGCCGCCGCCATGCCTATTCTTCCGTCATCAACAGCGTTACCTTTTTACCACCAATCCGACAGCGGTCTCACCTGCCACGCCACCACCGCTGCCGCTCCGCCGAGAAAACGCTCCAGAGACTCCATCACTACCACCGAATCAAACACGCTTCTTCTCCCTGTTCCGCAGAAGAACAAACTCTCATCATCACCACCGTCCATTCTCGATCAAgaccttctcttccatttccAGAACCAACAATCTGAGATCGACCGCTTCATCGCACAACAC aCGGAGAAAGTGAGAATGGAGTTGGAGGAGCAGCGAGTGAGGCAATCAAGAATGTTGATAGCGGCGATTCAAGAAGCCGTGGCGAAGAAACTGAAGGAGAAGGACGAGGAGATTCAGCGCGTGGGGAAGCTGAATTGGGTTCTGCAGGAACGAGTTAAGAACCTCTGCGTGGAGAATCAGATTTGGAAGGAGTTAGCACAAACAAACGAAGCCACGGCAAATAATCTTCGAAACAATCTAGAACAAGTTCTGGCGCACGTTAGCGAAGACCACCACCACAACCTCCACCATACCACCGTCGAAGCAGCGGAGTCGAGTTGCgcgagcaacaacaacaacagccacCACCGCGAGGAGGAGGAGGTTTGCGGCGGAAGCGGAAACGGAAAACAAAGCGACGGCGTTTTGGGGAAGAGGATGTGCAATCAGTGTGGGGTAAGAGAATCGATAGTGCTGCTGTTGCCATGTAGGCATCTGTGTCTGTGCACAATGTGTGAGTCCACCGTACGTAATTGCCCGCTTTGTCAATCTGGCATTAATGCTAGTGTTCATGTTAATTACTCTTAG